One genomic window of Prochlorococcus sp. MIT 0801 includes the following:
- a CDS encoding NAD-dependent epimerase/dehydratase family protein: MILKVLFYGGTRFVGKALVSNLLKKGHEVFVFTRGNLPVPQNITHLKGDRSNDEDLKKLSDHSFDLIVDSSGRKLEDTQRLLKFSGLPSYRFIYISSAGVYDNTQLFPVCEDSPIDFESRHIGKAQTESWLKAESIPFTSFRPTYIYGPGNYNPIEKWFFDRIVNGRSIPVPLDGQAITQLGHVSDLAEAIAKSLETDKAINQIYNCSGSKAVTFKGLIETAILATGNKVTDFNLRSFDPSKLDPKARKLFPLRLTNFFTDTSKIEKDLAWKPKFDLLNGLIDSYKNDYLLANHEQVDFSSDEFLFD, encoded by the coding sequence ACAAGGTTTGTAGGGAAAGCTCTTGTCTCGAACTTGCTAAAAAAAGGACATGAGGTTTTTGTTTTTACTCGTGGGAATTTACCAGTACCACAAAATATAACTCACTTAAAGGGAGACAGGTCAAATGATGAGGATCTAAAAAAACTATCTGATCATTCATTTGATCTGATTGTTGATAGCTCTGGACGAAAGTTGGAGGATACTCAAAGACTTCTTAAATTTTCAGGTCTTCCTAGTTACAGATTTATATACATAAGTTCTGCAGGCGTATATGACAACACTCAATTATTTCCTGTTTGTGAAGATAGTCCAATAGATTTTGAAAGCCGTCATATAGGCAAAGCACAAACAGAATCTTGGCTCAAGGCTGAAAGTATTCCTTTTACTAGTTTTCGTCCGACATATATATATGGCCCAGGCAATTACAACCCTATTGAAAAATGGTTTTTTGATCGCATAGTTAATGGTCGATCTATTCCTGTTCCTCTTGATGGTCAAGCGATCACTCAATTAGGACACGTTTCTGATTTGGCCGAGGCTATTGCCAAATCTCTTGAAACAGATAAAGCTATTAATCAAATTTATAACTGTTCAGGAAGCAAAGCAGTAACTTTTAAAGGTTTAATTGAAACGGCAATTTTAGCTACTGGAAATAAAGTCACTGATTTTAATTTGCGTTCTTTCGATCCATCAAAACTTGATCCTAAAGCAAGAAAACTTTTCCCTTTAAGGTTAACTAATTTCTTTACTGACACTTCAAAAATAGAAAAAGATTTAGCTTGGAAGCCCAAATTCGATTTGTTAAATGGTTTAATTGATAGCTATAAGAATGATTATCTATTAGCTAATCATGAACAAGTTGATTTTAGTTCTGATGAGTTTCTTTTTGATTGA